A stretch of Schaalia odontolytica DNA encodes these proteins:
- a CDS encoding HAD-IC family P-type ATPase has product MSTDSVTTTPAAAPSSPEATPASAPAPQVGESTHAHAADMLRRLIVSAPLGILAAILSMVPAWQFTGWQWVVAAITIPVVTWGAWPFHRAAFSAGRHGSTTMDTLVSLGVIASTLWSWWALLWGGAGMLGMRMQMSLIPRAAHAGHAEIYFEVASTIVVFLLTGRYLEARARYRAGDALRSLLSMGAKEATLVSVDPATGERSESIVPASSLQVGDLFTVRPGEKVATDGVIVEGSSALDTSLLTGESVPVDAAPGDAVTGATVNTWGSLLVRATRVGSDTTLAQMGRMVAEAQAGKAPVQRLADQISGVFVPIVILVALLTLGGWLLAGGSVQAAFTAAVAVLVVACPCALGLATPTAILVGSGRASQLGILIKNAEILEQTRSIDTMLLDKTGTVTTGVMSLESVAVAPGAGEASALSLAASVESLSEHPVARAITLGAADRGLSLVPVTAFANQPGLGVVGITAQGGVLVGRPSWLASLGIDVPSSLLDAVREAEASGASAVVAALAPQLGQVATTEAVTPVPEAHTHVVLPGPDAKLPLTTLTMSVGGMTCASCVGRVERKLGKLDGVKAEVNLATESARITLTVPHSNEELEAAVNAAGYSGTVTSRSEAATADAAPAAGGSAGGDTGTPTQPDTTPGAGEREGAQASSLVIPERVEGSAIAALIVRDTVKESSADAIAQLRELGIEPILLTGDNEAAARHVADQVGIKRVIAGVLPDGKRNTVADLQAEGRTVAMVGDGVNDAAALAQASTKGLGIAMGSGTDVAIEVADMTLMNSSLTSAATAIRVSRRTLRIIKENLFWAFFYNVLMVPLAIAGLLSPMLASAAMACSSVFVVLNSLRLRAAK; this is encoded by the coding sequence TTCCCCTGAGGCCACCCCGGCCTCGGCCCCGGCCCCCCAGGTCGGCGAGAGCACCCACGCCCACGCCGCCGACATGCTCCGACGCCTCATCGTCTCTGCGCCACTGGGCATCCTCGCGGCAATTCTGTCGATGGTGCCCGCCTGGCAGTTCACGGGGTGGCAGTGGGTCGTCGCGGCGATCACGATCCCGGTCGTCACGTGGGGCGCGTGGCCCTTCCACCGGGCGGCCTTCTCGGCGGGTCGCCACGGGTCGACGACGATGGACACGCTGGTCTCCCTCGGCGTCATCGCCTCGACGCTGTGGAGCTGGTGGGCGCTGCTGTGGGGCGGCGCCGGGATGCTCGGCATGCGCATGCAGATGAGCCTGATCCCGCGCGCGGCGCACGCCGGCCACGCGGAGATCTACTTCGAGGTCGCGTCCACGATCGTCGTCTTCCTGCTGACGGGACGCTACCTGGAGGCGCGCGCACGCTACCGCGCGGGCGACGCGCTGCGTTCGCTGTTGAGCATGGGCGCGAAGGAGGCGACGCTCGTGAGCGTCGACCCCGCGACCGGCGAGCGCTCCGAGAGCATCGTGCCCGCCTCGTCCCTGCAGGTCGGCGACCTGTTCACGGTGCGCCCGGGCGAGAAGGTGGCAACCGACGGCGTCATCGTCGAGGGTTCCTCCGCCCTGGACACCTCGCTCCTGACGGGCGAGTCCGTGCCCGTGGACGCCGCCCCCGGCGACGCGGTGACGGGTGCGACCGTCAACACGTGGGGATCCCTGCTGGTGCGCGCCACACGCGTCGGTTCGGACACGACGCTCGCGCAGATGGGGCGCATGGTCGCCGAGGCCCAGGCCGGAAAGGCTCCCGTCCAGCGACTCGCGGACCAGATCTCCGGTGTGTTCGTGCCGATCGTCATCCTCGTTGCCCTGCTGACGCTCGGGGGCTGGCTGCTCGCCGGCGGCAGCGTGCAGGCCGCGTTCACGGCTGCCGTCGCCGTTCTAGTCGTCGCGTGCCCATGCGCGCTCGGCCTGGCCACGCCAACCGCGATCCTCGTCGGGTCGGGGCGCGCCTCGCAGCTGGGCATCCTCATCAAGAACGCAGAAATTCTCGAGCAGACGCGCTCGATCGACACGATGCTGCTGGACAAGACGGGCACGGTCACCACGGGCGTCATGTCCCTCGAGTCGGTCGCCGTCGCGCCCGGCGCGGGCGAGGCCTCGGCCCTGTCCCTGGCTGCCTCCGTTGAGTCCCTCTCCGAGCACCCGGTCGCCCGCGCCATCACGTTGGGTGCCGCAGACCGCGGCCTGTCACTCGTCCCCGTGACGGCATTCGCGAACCAGCCCGGGCTCGGCGTCGTCGGCATCACCGCGCAGGGCGGCGTGCTGGTCGGCCGCCCGTCGTGGCTGGCTTCCCTGGGCATCGACGTGCCCTCCTCCCTCCTCGATGCCGTGCGCGAGGCCGAGGCCTCGGGCGCCTCCGCCGTCGTCGCGGCCCTCGCGCCGCAGCTCGGCCAAGTGGCGACCACCGAGGCCGTCACCCCCGTGCCCGAGGCCCACACGCACGTTGTCCTGCCCGGCCCCGACGCCAAGCTGCCCCTCACAACCCTCACCATGAGCGTGGGCGGCATGACCTGCGCATCCTGCGTGGGCCGCGTCGAGCGCAAGCTCGGCAAGCTCGACGGCGTGAAGGCCGAGGTCAACCTCGCCACCGAGTCCGCTCGCATCACGCTCACCGTCCCTCACAGCAACGAGGAGCTTGAGGCCGCCGTCAACGCCGCCGGGTACTCCGGCACCGTCACCTCCCGTTCTGAGGCCGCGACCGCCGACGCTGCACCCGCGGCTGGCGGCAGCGCGGGTGGGGATACCGGTACCCCCACCCAGCCGGACACCACCCCGGGCGCGGGCGAGCGGGAGGGGGCCCAGGCCTCGTCCCTGGTGATCCCCGAGCGCGTCGAAGGCAGTGCGATCGCCGCGCTGATCGTGCGCGACACGGTCAAGGAGTCCTCCGCGGATGCGATCGCTCAGCTGCGCGAGCTCGGCATCGAGCCGATCCTGCTGACCGGCGACAACGAGGCGGCGGCGCGCCACGTGGCAGACCAGGTCGGGATCAAGCGCGTCATCGCGGGAGTCCTGCCCGACGGCAAGCGCAACACCGTCGCCGATCTACAGGCCGAGGGCCGCACGGTCGCGATGGTGGGCGACGGCGTGAACGACGCGGCCGCCCTGGCGCAGGCGAGCACGAAGGGCCTGGGCATCGCGATGGGCTCGGGCACAGACGTGGCGATCGAGGTCGCGGACATGACGCTCATGAACTCGTCGCTCACCTCGGCGGCGACCGCGATCCGAGTGTCGCGTCGGACGCTGCGCATCATCAAAGAGAACCTCTTCTGGGCGTTCTTCTACAACGTGCTGATGGTGCCGCTCGCGATCGCTGGGCTCCTCTCCCCCATGCTGGCCAGCGCCGCGATGGCGTGCTCATCCGTGTTCGTAGTCCTCAACTCGCTGCGCCTGCGTGCCGCGAAGTAG
- a CDS encoding S8 family peptidase: protein MGPPPVVSISSHVAPRSPFAFAGRAGRAARALTTAVSALALAVGVLTVAPAPTQADDAVPSQDYFSYYPLDTVRAKGYTGKGVTIAAIGGPVDTSDPALKGAKVTDKSRCTVEATPEGKRHGTDMAIILVSPKTGVAPDATLYTYQSSTASTTSNGTCSSDGGRLNTFASLINQAVEDGAQIISVSQSVSEESPELKWAIANAISKGVIIVASAGNGASDDNVTHLSRFSGVVGVSAINADGTFASYSSWGDGVVTAAFGGPFNTFDPATNQPQTVNGTSVSAPLVAGMLALARQRWPEATTNQILQLLVRTGLNPTHNWDKYTGYGAAALGSLVNTDPSQYPDENPIIPKPNGSSPSVQEMQDYMDGIAGDTLTDSFPSSYVYRGTDEGVVLNDNKTITVHLGTSPRYHRK, encoded by the coding sequence ATGGGACCCCCGCCAGTGGTGAGCATTTCTTCTCACGTTGCGCCTCGTTCTCCCTTCGCTTTCGCGGGGAGGGCGGGGCGCGCCGCGCGCGCCCTGACCACCGCCGTCTCGGCCCTTGCGCTTGCCGTCGGGGTCCTAACAGTGGCCCCTGCCCCCACGCAAGCGGACGACGCGGTGCCTTCACAGGATTATTTCTCCTACTATCCTCTCGATACCGTACGCGCCAAGGGATACACCGGTAAGGGCGTCACGATCGCTGCCATTGGCGGTCCGGTTGATACGAGTGACCCTGCGCTCAAGGGGGCTAAGGTCACCGACAAGAGCCGCTGTACGGTGGAGGCGACCCCCGAGGGGAAGCGTCATGGCACCGATATGGCGATCATCTTGGTTTCCCCCAAGACCGGCGTGGCACCCGATGCGACTCTATACACCTACCAGTCGTCGACGGCATCGACAACGTCGAATGGAACCTGCAGCTCCGATGGCGGTCGGCTCAACACTTTCGCCAGCCTCATCAACCAGGCCGTTGAGGACGGTGCTCAGATCATTTCCGTCTCGCAAAGTGTCTCGGAGGAGAGTCCTGAGCTGAAGTGGGCGATCGCCAACGCGATCAGCAAGGGCGTCATCATCGTCGCCTCCGCCGGAAATGGCGCCAGTGACGACAATGTGACGCACCTGAGCAGGTTCTCTGGCGTCGTTGGTGTGTCCGCGATTAACGCCGACGGTACGTTCGCGTCCTACTCGTCCTGGGGCGACGGCGTAGTCACAGCTGCTTTTGGCGGACCCTTCAACACTTTCGACCCTGCGACAAACCAACCGCAAACGGTCAATGGGACATCTGTGTCTGCGCCGCTTGTGGCAGGCATGCTGGCTTTAGCGCGCCAGCGGTGGCCCGAGGCCACTACCAACCAGATCCTCCAGCTCCTGGTTCGCACGGGCCTGAACCCCACTCATAACTGGGATAAGTACACCGGCTATGGTGCGGCGGCTCTGGGGTCTTTGGTTAACACGGATCCGTCGCAGTACCCGGATGAGAACCCCATTATTCCAAAGCCCAATGGCTCTTCCCCCAGTGTCCAGGAGATGCAGGACTACATGGATGGGATCGCAGGGGACACACTGACGGACTCATTCCCGTCGTCCTACGTCTATCGTGGAACGGACGAAGGGGTCGTCTTGAATGACAACAAGACAATCACCGTCCACCTGGGAACTAGCCCGCGCTACCACCGGAAGTGA
- a CDS encoding alpha/beta fold hydrolase: MFTEYTGNRQFNLQLNRTFVPILDRPGIDKIAATTLPRLRTTTQITTLAQHLAERFEKQGDADAAWRLYELAAFYLGADDPRKHRFIDAMSRTFDEAHRGLALTRHSVPYRGGELTAMRWEADPADQAQAPSGTPTTLVMMNGFDGYAEEIIDFASHFPARPFDIITFDGPGQGHTAAAGMPLEPEWEHPTEAVLDYFGVTSAAALGVSFGGYLVTRAAAHCPRITHVIAFDMMYRLLDGLTVPLPRPLRPIANALIENPRPARLIDAALGMASRLSADLSWKLQQARHLTGLRRPSQVLRAFGDYTMEAFEGRITQPCLVLAGDADQYVPFERLGDVRCALRNAKSLEVRAFHDAQDPDMAQHCQIGDLDRAFAIMGDWLSGPQPRSGA, translated from the coding sequence ATGTTCACCGAGTACACCGGCAATCGCCAATTCAACCTCCAGCTCAACCGGACCTTCGTACCGATCCTCGACCGCCCTGGCATAGACAAGATCGCAGCCACCACACTCCCCCGCCTGCGGACGACGACGCAGATCACGACGCTGGCCCAGCACCTCGCCGAGCGCTTCGAAAAGCAAGGGGATGCGGATGCCGCGTGGCGCCTCTACGAGCTCGCTGCCTTCTACCTCGGGGCCGACGACCCCCGCAAGCATCGCTTCATCGACGCAATGTCACGCACTTTCGACGAGGCCCACCGAGGCCTCGCGCTCACCCGGCACTCGGTCCCCTATCGCGGCGGGGAGCTCACCGCGATGCGCTGGGAGGCGGACCCGGCGGACCAAGCTCAGGCACCGTCGGGCACCCCGACCACGCTCGTCATGATGAACGGCTTCGACGGGTACGCGGAGGAAATCATCGACTTCGCGTCCCACTTCCCGGCCCGCCCCTTCGACATCATCACCTTCGACGGTCCCGGTCAGGGGCACACGGCGGCAGCGGGCATGCCCCTCGAGCCCGAGTGGGAGCACCCGACGGAGGCGGTCTTGGATTACTTCGGGGTGACCAGCGCGGCCGCGCTCGGCGTCTCCTTTGGCGGCTACCTTGTCACGCGCGCGGCCGCCCACTGCCCGCGCATCACGCACGTGATCGCCTTCGACATGATGTATCGGCTCCTTGACGGCCTGACGGTGCCACTGCCTCGTCCTCTGCGCCCCATCGCGAACGCGCTTATCGAGAACCCGCGGCCCGCGCGGCTCATCGATGCCGCGCTGGGGATGGCCTCGCGACTCAGCGCGGACCTGTCATGGAAGCTCCAGCAGGCGCGGCACCTCACGGGACTGCGCCGGCCCAGCCAGGTGCTGCGAGCCTTCGGCGACTACACGATGGAAGCTTTCGAGGGGCGCATCACCCAGCCATGCCTCGTCCTCGCCGGGGACGCGGATCAATACGTGCCCTTCGAGCGCCTGGGCGACGTGCGCTGCGCCCTGAGAAACGCTAAGTCGCTGGAGGTACGCGCGTTCCATGACGCGCAGGACCCGGATATGGCGCAGCACTGCCAGATCGGGGACCTTGACCGCGCCTTCGCGATCATGGGCGACTGGCTCAGCGGGCCGCAACCCCGCAGCGGCGCATGA
- a CDS encoding TetR/AcrR family transcriptional regulator: MFLRSADKHGREAEKNLDLRIRKTRRAIRSGLVKACQAKLYAHVSVTDICAASMVSRTTFYDHYTDKDALLAEVVSFLLEEITPALEGLWFGEGRDARAIARHLADVYSRNGQALTTLLAIRVGGEGDLHEQLYRTCCSVFTDWARGRMDDEVLPLAADVYASVVMTFIERSATKPLTDKELAAIDRARELFIEGFGAE, encoded by the coding sequence ATGTTCCTGCGGAGTGCGGATAAGCACGGGCGTGAGGCTGAGAAGAACCTGGATCTGCGGATCCGGAAGACGCGTCGGGCGATCCGCTCGGGCCTCGTCAAGGCGTGCCAGGCAAAGCTCTACGCGCACGTGAGCGTCACCGACATCTGCGCCGCCTCGATGGTCTCGCGCACGACCTTTTACGACCACTACACCGACAAGGACGCGCTCCTGGCTGAGGTCGTGTCCTTCCTCCTCGAGGAGATCACCCCTGCCCTCGAGGGCCTATGGTTCGGCGAGGGACGCGACGCCCGCGCCATCGCCCGACACCTCGCCGACGTGTATTCGCGCAATGGACAGGCCCTGACAACCCTGCTGGCAATCCGCGTGGGCGGCGAGGGGGATCTGCATGAGCAGCTTTATCGCACGTGCTGTTCGGTATTTACCGATTGGGCGCGTGGTCGCATGGATGACGAGGTGCTCCCGCTGGCCGCGGATGTCTACGCGTCCGTCGTCATGACCTTCATCGAGCGCAGCGCCACCAAGCCACTCACCGACAAGGAACTCGCCGCCATCGACCGCGCGCGTGAGCTCTTCATCGAGGGCTTTGGTGCTGAGTAA
- a CDS encoding DUF2079 domain-containing protein translates to MKGPDRLAVARLVATWWLPTLIACAVGALYVCYSVAQWRALVAPSWDLGIFAEAVQAYSRFEAPIVPIKGPGYNLLGDHFHPILALLGPIFRLFPSALTLLVVQDVLIAASAAPIARLAQRLLGRGGALLVGLAYGLGWGLQGAVGAQFHEVCVAVPLLAFGGVAFVERRWGACMAWLVPLVFVKEDLGLTVFVAGLALAWRRRGEGRSAVLRSIAYALFGIVAFVLTVKVLLPAMNPAGTWAYSLDGAATGAGTPTGGTTAARAIPSLWDILTTPSVKLVTLIVLAAGAGFVGTASPWFALVAPTLAWRFAGSVEAYYGWDSWHYNAVLVPIAACSLLDVIDQWLAPERAGLGTDADAEDEALASSNLGWRVAAWAAACVPAVSLALTASSLPLWHLSDLKEDPRMAAALGALDAVPEGVSVETDTTLLARLVPGREVYWVGTTGKMDTPPEYVVIDARSYAWGGQEVDAESWGSAAHPGHSYETVYAKQGFRVARRTS, encoded by the coding sequence GTGAAGGGCCCGGATCGATTAGCCGTCGCTCGCCTGGTGGCGACCTGGTGGCTGCCCACCCTCATCGCCTGCGCAGTCGGCGCGCTCTACGTCTGCTACTCGGTGGCGCAGTGGCGCGCACTTGTCGCCCCCTCCTGGGACCTGGGCATCTTCGCCGAGGCCGTCCAGGCCTACTCGCGCTTCGAGGCGCCCATCGTCCCCATCAAGGGGCCCGGCTACAACCTGCTGGGTGATCACTTCCACCCGATCCTGGCGCTGCTCGGTCCGATCTTTCGTCTCTTCCCCTCCGCGCTGACCCTTCTCGTCGTCCAAGACGTGCTGATCGCGGCGTCGGCGGCGCCGATCGCGCGCCTCGCGCAGCGTCTCCTCGGTCGAGGCGGCGCGCTCCTCGTCGGTCTTGCCTACGGCCTGGGGTGGGGGCTGCAGGGTGCGGTTGGCGCCCAGTTTCACGAGGTCTGCGTGGCCGTCCCGCTGCTGGCTTTCGGAGGCGTCGCCTTCGTTGAGCGGCGCTGGGGTGCGTGCATGGCGTGGCTGGTGCCCCTCGTCTTTGTCAAGGAGGATCTGGGCCTGACGGTCTTCGTCGCCGGCCTGGCTCTCGCATGGCGTCGCCGAGGTGAAGGGCGGTCTGCTGTCCTGCGGTCGATAGCGTACGCGCTGTTCGGCATCGTCGCGTTTGTGTTGACGGTGAAGGTGCTGCTCCCGGCGATGAACCCGGCGGGCACATGGGCATACTCGCTTGACGGGGCCGCGACAGGGGCGGGCACGCCGACCGGTGGAACCACCGCCGCGCGCGCAATCCCCTCCCTGTGGGACATCCTGACGACCCCTTCTGTCAAGCTCGTGACCCTCATCGTCCTGGCCGCCGGGGCCGGTTTTGTGGGCACGGCCTCCCCGTGGTTCGCGCTGGTGGCCCCGACGCTCGCGTGGCGCTTCGCGGGCTCCGTCGAGGCCTACTACGGCTGGGACTCGTGGCACTACAACGCCGTGCTCGTTCCTATTGCGGCGTGCTCGCTGCTCGATGTCATCGACCAGTGGCTCGCGCCCGAGCGCGCCGGCCTCGGGACCGACGCGGACGCTGAGGACGAGGCCCTGGCCTCGTCGAACCTGGGCTGGCGCGTCGCGGCCTGGGCGGCCGCGTGCGTGCCCGCTGTGTCCCTGGCTCTCACGGCCTCGTCCCTTCCGCTGTGGCACCTGTCCGACCTCAAGGAGGATCCGCGCATGGCCGCCGCCCTCGGCGCGCTCGACGCGGTGCCCGAAGGGGTGAGCGTCGAAACCGACACGACGCTGCTTGCGCGCCTCGTGCCCGGTCGCGAGGTCTACTGGGTAGGCACGACGGGGAAGATGGATACCCCGCCGGAGTATGTCGTCATCGACGCGCGATCCTACGCGTGGGGCGGCCAGGAGGTCGATGCCGAGTCGTGGGGGAGCGCTGCCCACCCGGGACACTCCTACGAGACCGTCTACGCCAAGCAGGGCTTCCGCGTCGCGCGACGCACCTCGTAA
- a CDS encoding DUF5926 family protein: MGKASRRKKVTDPAKLKAYRPPIPFVARPYEGLPKEIELVAMRELIPAATLTARTDADHGAVEFDFVTLLPEGHPAMVRPDGRILVALQTRSNSADLSHDAGAALLAAIAAKEAGDEGVISIDVREPSERLQDIVDVDSFTDMKLEEDFSFWFDPAEEIDESTRRALEQNRDEIIPTEPVPGVPGAYWCEMNRNFVRFLTDNDEAKLFDALARLAVRGEANVGEGSRYVGSFRACGLIVPVFELPEGASAADVAPGTQALAKALEEALKVTERLDDKERRARQGLVSRAVTIR, encoded by the coding sequence ATGGGTAAAGCTAGCCGCCGTAAGAAGGTCACCGATCCCGCCAAGCTCAAGGCGTATCGCCCGCCGATCCCCTTCGTCGCGCGCCCCTACGAGGGTCTGCCGAAGGAGATCGAGCTGGTCGCCATGCGCGAGCTCATCCCGGCGGCCACGCTGACCGCACGCACCGACGCCGACCACGGCGCCGTCGAATTCGACTTCGTCACTCTCCTGCCCGAGGGCCACCCCGCGATGGTGCGCCCCGACGGCCGTATCCTCGTTGCGCTGCAGACCCGCTCGAACTCCGCGGACCTCAGCCACGACGCGGGCGCCGCGCTGCTCGCGGCCATCGCCGCGAAGGAAGCCGGCGACGAAGGCGTCATCTCGATCGACGTGCGCGAGCCCTCCGAGCGTCTCCAGGACATCGTCGACGTCGACAGCTTCACGGACATGAAGCTCGAGGAGGACTTCTCCTTCTGGTTCGACCCGGCCGAGGAGATCGACGAGTCGACGCGTCGCGCCCTCGAGCAGAACCGCGACGAGATCATCCCGACCGAGCCCGTCCCCGGCGTCCCCGGCGCGTACTGGTGCGAGATGAACCGTAACTTCGTGCGTTTCCTGACGGACAACGACGAAGCCAAGCTCTTCGATGCGCTCGCCCGCCTGGCCGTGCGCGGCGAGGCCAACGTCGGTGAGGGCTCGCGCTACGTGGGTTCCTTCCGTGCGTGCGGCCTGATCGTCCCGGTCTTCGAGCTGCCCGAGGGTGCCAGCGCGGCCGACGTCGCGCCCGGCACGCAGGCCCTTGCCAAGGCTCTCGAGGAGGCCCTGAAGGTCACTGAGCGCCTGGATGACAAGGAACGCCGCGCACGCCAGGGCCTCGTCTCCCGAGCTGTGACGATCCGCTAG
- a CDS encoding xylulokinase, protein MSTDPRAAIAAADTALGIEFGSTRIKAVLIGPDHEVLATGGHGWENHLEGGLWSYTLDEVVAGLQSAYASLVADVRERYDVTPTSYGSLGISAMMHGYLAFDADDNLLAPFRTWRNTNTGRAADELTRLFGFNIPLRWSIAHLHQAVLDSEEHAPRVARLTTLAGWVHHQLTGRHVLGVGDASGMFPIDSEAGTYVESYLDQYEALVEARVPWRLRDVLPTVLSAGEDAGTLTPEGAALIDPTGTLQAGIALCPPEGDAGTGMIATNAIAQRTGNISCGTSVFLMAVLERSLTELHTEIDMVTTPDGSPVAMVHSNNGASELDAWVGWFADFARLVGVDVSVPAIYEALYNHALTGAADAGGVMAYNTLSAEPLVGQEAAQPVFTHTADARVSLANAVRAQLMSIFAAVRIGVDILSGEGVHLDSLFAHGGLFKTPGVAQQILADALNIPVSVGDTAGEGGAWGIAVLARYRTVLAGDEAAPALPDYLSERVFAGTAVSTLEPTPEGVAGYERFLDAYRAALPGVEVIARGAAR, encoded by the coding sequence ATGAGCACCGACCCCCGCGCCGCCATCGCCGCCGCTGATACCGCGCTCGGCATCGAGTTCGGCTCGACCCGTATCAAAGCCGTCCTGATCGGCCCCGATCACGAGGTGCTCGCCACCGGTGGCCACGGGTGGGAGAACCATCTGGAGGGCGGCCTGTGGTCCTACACCCTCGACGAGGTTGTCGCCGGCCTGCAAAGCGCCTACGCCTCCCTGGTGGCTGACGTGCGCGAGCGCTACGACGTGACCCCCACGTCGTACGGCTCGCTCGGCATCTCCGCGATGATGCACGGCTACCTTGCTTTTGACGCCGACGACAACCTGCTCGCGCCGTTCCGCACGTGGCGCAACACCAACACGGGTCGCGCGGCGGATGAGCTCACCCGCCTCTTCGGCTTCAACATCCCCCTGCGCTGGTCGATCGCGCACCTGCACCAGGCGGTCCTCGACTCCGAGGAGCACGCGCCGCGCGTCGCCCGCCTCACGACGCTGGCCGGCTGGGTCCACCACCAGCTAACGGGCCGCCACGTCCTGGGCGTCGGCGATGCCTCGGGCATGTTCCCGATCGACTCGGAAGCCGGTACCTACGTGGAGTCCTACCTCGATCAGTACGAGGCCCTGGTCGAGGCCCGGGTCCCGTGGCGCCTGCGCGACGTCCTCCCGACCGTGTTGAGCGCGGGCGAGGACGCGGGGACGCTGACCCCCGAGGGCGCCGCGCTCATCGACCCGACCGGCACGCTTCAGGCCGGGATCGCGCTGTGCCCGCCGGAGGGTGACGCGGGCACTGGCATGATCGCCACGAACGCGATCGCCCAGCGCACGGGCAACATCTCGTGCGGCACCTCCGTCTTCCTGATGGCCGTCCTCGAGCGCTCGCTCACCGAGCTGCACACCGAGATCGACATGGTGACCACGCCCGACGGCTCGCCCGTCGCGATGGTGCACTCGAACAACGGCGCGTCCGAGCTCGACGCGTGGGTGGGCTGGTTCGCCGACTTCGCGCGCCTCGTCGGTGTCGACGTGTCCGTGCCCGCAATCTACGAGGCCCTCTACAACCACGCGCTCACGGGCGCGGCCGATGCGGGCGGCGTCATGGCCTACAACACGCTGTCTGCCGAGCCCCTCGTTGGCCAGGAGGCGGCGCAGCCGGTCTTCACTCACACCGCCGACGCGCGCGTGAGCCTCGCCAACGCCGTGCGCGCCCAGCTTATGAGCATCTTCGCCGCCGTGCGCATCGGCGTCGACATCCTGAGCGGCGAGGGCGTGCACCTCGACTCGCTCTTCGCACACGGTGGCCTCTTCAAGACCCCGGGCGTCGCCCAGCAGATCCTCGCGGACGCGCTGAACATCCCCGTCTCCGTTGGTGATACCGCGGGCGAGGGTGGCGCGTGGGGCATCGCGGTGCTCGCGCGCTACCGTACGGTCCTCGCAGGGGACGAGGCCGCACCCGCCCTGCCGGACTACCTCTCCGAGCGGGTCTTCGCGGGCACTGCGGTCTCGACTCTGGAACCCACCCCCGAGGGCGTGGCCGGCTACGAACGCTTCCTCGACGCCTACCGCGCGGCCCTGCCCGGCGTGGAGGTTATCGCCCGAGGCGCCGCCCGCTGA
- a CDS encoding glycosyltransferase: MNYPAGSRGSQPQRVAAVIAAHNVGRAVAATVRACRAIPSVDLLIVVDDGSTDDTGRAARAAGAVVVRHSVERGRASAIETGVKVAAMRDRPDGPPRHILLLSPDLGESAVEATALVEAVFARQADMAIAVPAAGREYSGYGPGVARRLIRRKTGWNCHYPLSYQRCLTREAIDAAMPFAGRYVLEAAMTISVLRAGLSVMEVPCNFAHSGADRSLGSLNRPARMFDAVRATVSQLFHSDARSKRRADHEQGIGVPYPAPASARDEAEESDSSDARRSEMVG; this comes from the coding sequence GTGAACTATCCCGCCGGATCTCGAGGTTCCCAGCCGCAGCGCGTCGCCGCCGTCATCGCTGCGCACAACGTCGGACGCGCCGTCGCGGCCACCGTGCGCGCGTGCCGCGCCATACCCAGCGTTGACCTCCTCATTGTCGTCGACGATGGTTCCACGGATGACACCGGGCGTGCCGCCCGTGCCGCAGGCGCCGTCGTCGTGCGCCACTCCGTCGAGCGCGGGCGCGCCTCGGCGATCGAGACCGGCGTGAAGGTCGCCGCCATGCGCGACCGCCCCGACGGGCCGCCCCGCCACATCCTGCTGCTCTCTCCCGATCTCGGCGAATCTGCGGTCGAGGCCACCGCCCTCGTCGAGGCCGTCTTCGCCCGCCAGGCCGACATGGCGATCGCCGTCCCGGCGGCGGGACGCGAGTACTCCGGCTACGGGCCGGGCGTCGCCCGCCGGCTCATCCGTCGCAAGACCGGCTGGAACTGCCACTACCCCCTTAGCTACCAGCGCTGCCTGACGCGCGAGGCCATTGATGCGGCCATGCCCTTCGCGGGCCGCTACGTGCTCGAAGCCGCCATGACTATCAGCGTGCTGCGCGCGGGCCTGTCCGTCATGGAGGTCCCCTGCAACTTCGCGCACTCGGGCGCGGACCGTTCGCTCGGCTCGCTCAACCGCCCGGCGCGCATGTTCGACGCTGTGCGCGCCACGGTCAGCCAGCTCTTCCACTCCGACGCGCGCTCGAAGCGCCGCGCCGACCACGAACAGGGGATCGGCGTGCCCTACCCGGCTCCGGCCTCGGCCCGAGACGAGGCGGAAGAATCTGATTCTTCTGACGCGCGCCGTTCGGAGATGGTCGGGTGA